The proteins below come from a single Cricetulus griseus strain 17A/GY chromosome 6, alternate assembly CriGri-PICRH-1.0, whole genome shotgun sequence genomic window:
- the LOC118239062 gene encoding atherin-like produces MVPESRRPLGRSVLGLVSPKFLSLSGSPHPPRIPGPARDTVGTGVREGLPLPTLPEPPQPGLRIRYLAGAPGPRSPRPREQSGRAAGSSSSCSPGAQQGARTAELSPRAEARHPAGARSRGRGPENGPRRPARRALRPIVAARAHPAPSAPAKRVSGPVSRAGLRDARSQRYK; encoded by the coding sequence ATGGTGCCCGAGTCGCGCCGTCCTCTCGGGAGGAGCGTGTTGGGGCTGGTCTCACCGaagtttctctccctctctggctcTCCACACCCACCTCGGATTCCTGGACCGGCACGGGACACCGTGGGGACAGGAGTCCGGGAAGGGCTGCCCCTCCCGACCCTCCCCGAGCCCCCCCAGCCCGGGTTAAGGATACGTTACCTGGCCGGCGCTCCCGGCCCCAGGTCGCCGCGTCCCCGGGAGCAGAGTGGTCGCGCAGCCGGCTCCAGCTCCTCGTGCAGTCCGGGCGCGCAGCAAGGAGCGCGGACCGCCGAGCTGAGTCCCAGGGCCGAGGCCCGCCACCCCGCGGGGGCGCGGAGCCGAGGGCGGGGGCCGGAGAACGGCCCACGGAGGCCAGCGAGGCGCGCGCTCCGGCCCATTGTCGCCGCCCGCGCGCACCCCGCGCCCTCGGCCCCGGCCAAGCGCGTCAGCGGCCCCGTCAGCCGGGCCGGGCTCCGTGATGCGCGCAGCCAGCGCTATAAATAA
- the Nr4a2 gene encoding nuclear receptor subfamily 4 group A member 2 isoform X1, producing the protein MPCVQAQYGSSPQGASPASQSYSYHSSGEYSSDFLTPEFVKFSMDLTNTEITATTSLPSFSTFMDNYSTGYDVKPPCLYQMPLSGQQSSIKVEDIQMHNYQQHSHLPPQSEEMMPHSGSVYYKPSSPPTPSTPGFQVQHSPMWDDPGSLHNFHQNYVATTHMIEQRKTPVSRLSLFSFKQSPPGTPVSSCQMRFDGPLHVPMNPEPAGSHHVVDGQTFAVPNPIRKPASMGFPGLQIGHASQLLDSQVPSPPSRGSPSNEGLCAVCGDNAACQHYGVRTCEGCKGFFKRTVQKNAKYVCLANKNCPVDKRRRNRCQYCRFQKCLAVGMVKEVVRTDSLKGRRGRLPSKPKSPQDPSPPSPPVSLISALVRAHVDSNPAMTSLDYSRFQANPDYQMSGDDTQHIQQFYDLLTGSMEIIRGWAEKIPGFADLPKADQDLLFESAFLELFVLRLAYRSNPVEGKLIFCNGVVLHRLQCVRGFGEWIDSIVEFSSNLQNMNIDISAFSCIAALAMVTERHGLKEPKRVEELQNKIVNCLKDHVTFNNGGLNRPNYLSKLLGKLPELRTLCTQGLQRIFYLKLEDLVPPPAIIDKLFLDTLPF; encoded by the exons ATGCCTTGTGTTCAGGCGCAGTATGGGTCCTCGCCTCAAGGAGCCAGCCCCGCTTCTCAGAGCTACAGTTACCACTCTTCGGGAGAATACAGCTCCGATTTCTTAACTCCAGAGTTTGTCAAGTTTAGCATGGACCTCACCAACACTGAAATCACTGCCACCACTTCTCTCCCCAGCTTCAGTACCTTTATGGACAACTACAGCACAGGCTACGACGTCAAGCCACCTTGCTTGTACCAAATGCCCCTGTCCGGACAGCAGTCCTCCATTAAGGTAGAAGACATTCAGATGCACAACTACCAGCAGCACAGCCACCTGCCCCCTCAGTCCGAGGAGATGATGCCACACTCCGGGTCGGTTTACTACAAGCCCTCCTCGCCCCCGACACCCAGCACCCCGGGCTTCCAGGTGCAGCATAGCCCGATGTGGGACGACCCGGGGTCTCTTCACAACTTCCATCAGAACTACGTGGCCACCACGCACATGATCgagcagaggaagacacctgtCTCCCGCCTTTCACTCTTCTCCTTTAAGCAGTCGCCCCCGGGCACTCCTGTGTCAAGCTGCCAGATGCGCTTCGACGGGCCTCTGCACGTCCCTATGAACCCGGAGCCCGCGGGTAGCCACCATGTAGTAGATGGGCAGACCTTCGCCGTGCCTAACCCCATTCGCAAGCCGGCATCCATGGGCTTCCCGGGCCTGCAGATCGGCCATGCATCGCAGTTGCTTGACTCGCAGGTGCCCTCGCCGCCGTCCCGGGGCTCTCCCTCCAACGAGGGTCTGTGCGCCGTCTGTGGCGACAACGCGGCCTGTCAGCACTACGGTGTTCGCACTTGTGAGGGCTGCAAAGGTTTCTTTAAG CGCACGGTGCAAAAAAACGCAAAATACGTGTGTTTAGCAAATAAAAACTGCCCAGTGGACAAGCGCCGCCGAAATCGTTGTCAATACTGTCGATTTCAGAAGTGCCTGGCTGTTGGGATGGTTAAAGAAG TGGTTCGCACGGACAGTTTAAAAGGCCGGAGAGGTCGTTTACCCTCGAAGCCGAAGAGTCCACAGGATCCCTCTCCCCCCTCACCTCCGGTGAGTCTGATCAGTGCCCTCGTCAGAGCCCATGTCGACTCCAATCCGGCTATGACCAGCCTGGACTATTCCAGG ttccaggcaaACCCTGACTATCAGATGAGTGGAGATGACACCCAACATATACAGCAATTCTACGATCTCCTGACTGGCTCTATGGAGATCATCAGAGGTTGGGCAGAGAAGATCCCTGGCTTTGCTGACCTGCCCAAAGCTGATCAAGACCTGCTTTTTGAATCAGCTTTCTTAGAATTATTTGTTCTTCGATTAGCGTACAG GTCCAACCCAGTGGAGGGTAAACTCATCTTTTGCAATGGGGTGGTCTTGCACAGGTTGCAATGCGTGCGTGGCTTTGGGGAATGGATTGATTCCATTGTTGAATTCTCCTCCAACTTGCAGAATATGAACATCGACATTTCTGCCTTCTCCTGCATCGCTGCCCTGGCTATGGTCACAG AGAGACATGGGCTCAAGGAACCCAAGAGAGTGGAAGAGctacaaaacaaaattgtaaattGTCTTAAAGACCATGTGACTTTCAATAATGGGGGTTTGAACCGACCCAACTATCTGTCCAAACTCTTGGGGAAGCTCCCAGAACTCCGCACCCTTTGCACGCAGGGGCTCCAGCGCATTTTCTACCTGAAACTGGAAGACTTAGTACCACCACCAGCAATAATTGACAAACTTTTCCTGGACACCTTACCTTTCTAA
- the Nr4a2 gene encoding nuclear receptor subfamily 4 group A member 2 isoform X2 has protein sequence MDNYSTGYDVKPPCLYQMPLSGQQSSIKVEDIQMHNYQQHSHLPPQSEEMMPHSGSVYYKPSSPPTPSTPGFQVQHSPMWDDPGSLHNFHQNYVATTHMIEQRKTPVSRLSLFSFKQSPPGTPVSSCQMRFDGPLHVPMNPEPAGSHHVVDGQTFAVPNPIRKPASMGFPGLQIGHASQLLDSQVPSPPSRGSPSNEGLCAVCGDNAACQHYGVRTCEGCKGFFKRTVQKNAKYVCLANKNCPVDKRRRNRCQYCRFQKCLAVGMVKEVVRTDSLKGRRGRLPSKPKSPQDPSPPSPPVSLISALVRAHVDSNPAMTSLDYSRFQANPDYQMSGDDTQHIQQFYDLLTGSMEIIRGWAEKIPGFADLPKADQDLLFESAFLELFVLRLAYRSNPVEGKLIFCNGVVLHRLQCVRGFGEWIDSIVEFSSNLQNMNIDISAFSCIAALAMVTERHGLKEPKRVEELQNKIVNCLKDHVTFNNGGLNRPNYLSKLLGKLPELRTLCTQGLQRIFYLKLEDLVPPPAIIDKLFLDTLPF, from the exons ATGGACAACTACAGCACAGGCTACGACGTCAAGCCACCTTGCTTGTACCAAATGCCCCTGTCCGGACAGCAGTCCTCCATTAAGGTAGAAGACATTCAGATGCACAACTACCAGCAGCACAGCCACCTGCCCCCTCAGTCCGAGGAGATGATGCCACACTCCGGGTCGGTTTACTACAAGCCCTCCTCGCCCCCGACACCCAGCACCCCGGGCTTCCAGGTGCAGCATAGCCCGATGTGGGACGACCCGGGGTCTCTTCACAACTTCCATCAGAACTACGTGGCCACCACGCACATGATCgagcagaggaagacacctgtCTCCCGCCTTTCACTCTTCTCCTTTAAGCAGTCGCCCCCGGGCACTCCTGTGTCAAGCTGCCAGATGCGCTTCGACGGGCCTCTGCACGTCCCTATGAACCCGGAGCCCGCGGGTAGCCACCATGTAGTAGATGGGCAGACCTTCGCCGTGCCTAACCCCATTCGCAAGCCGGCATCCATGGGCTTCCCGGGCCTGCAGATCGGCCATGCATCGCAGTTGCTTGACTCGCAGGTGCCCTCGCCGCCGTCCCGGGGCTCTCCCTCCAACGAGGGTCTGTGCGCCGTCTGTGGCGACAACGCGGCCTGTCAGCACTACGGTGTTCGCACTTGTGAGGGCTGCAAAGGTTTCTTTAAG CGCACGGTGCAAAAAAACGCAAAATACGTGTGTTTAGCAAATAAAAACTGCCCAGTGGACAAGCGCCGCCGAAATCGTTGTCAATACTGTCGATTTCAGAAGTGCCTGGCTGTTGGGATGGTTAAAGAAG TGGTTCGCACGGACAGTTTAAAAGGCCGGAGAGGTCGTTTACCCTCGAAGCCGAAGAGTCCACAGGATCCCTCTCCCCCCTCACCTCCGGTGAGTCTGATCAGTGCCCTCGTCAGAGCCCATGTCGACTCCAATCCGGCTATGACCAGCCTGGACTATTCCAGG ttccaggcaaACCCTGACTATCAGATGAGTGGAGATGACACCCAACATATACAGCAATTCTACGATCTCCTGACTGGCTCTATGGAGATCATCAGAGGTTGGGCAGAGAAGATCCCTGGCTTTGCTGACCTGCCCAAAGCTGATCAAGACCTGCTTTTTGAATCAGCTTTCTTAGAATTATTTGTTCTTCGATTAGCGTACAG GTCCAACCCAGTGGAGGGTAAACTCATCTTTTGCAATGGGGTGGTCTTGCACAGGTTGCAATGCGTGCGTGGCTTTGGGGAATGGATTGATTCCATTGTTGAATTCTCCTCCAACTTGCAGAATATGAACATCGACATTTCTGCCTTCTCCTGCATCGCTGCCCTGGCTATGGTCACAG AGAGACATGGGCTCAAGGAACCCAAGAGAGTGGAAGAGctacaaaacaaaattgtaaattGTCTTAAAGACCATGTGACTTTCAATAATGGGGGTTTGAACCGACCCAACTATCTGTCCAAACTCTTGGGGAAGCTCCCAGAACTCCGCACCCTTTGCACGCAGGGGCTCCAGCGCATTTTCTACCTGAAACTGGAAGACTTAGTACCACCACCAGCAATAATTGACAAACTTTTCCTGGACACCTTACCTTTCTAA